From one Stieleria sp. JC731 genomic stretch:
- a CDS encoding chemotaxis protein CheW, producing MPHHTSQQLESYCTFRVDDLLFGVEVCQVQEVIRTHPTTSVPLAPAVVHGLMNLRGQIVSALNLRYVLGMPPSQSDRKPMNVVVRSSEGPISLLVDEIGDVVQVDRDRFEPLPETLQSQQREMLTGAFKLDGKLLLILDIGRVLAIPA from the coding sequence ATGCCACATCACACCAGTCAACAGCTCGAATCCTATTGCACGTTCCGCGTCGATGACCTTTTGTTTGGCGTCGAAGTTTGCCAAGTCCAAGAAGTCATCCGCACACACCCAACGACGTCGGTCCCATTGGCACCAGCAGTCGTTCACGGGCTGATGAACCTTCGAGGACAAATCGTCAGCGCGCTTAACTTGCGATACGTCCTTGGCATGCCGCCTTCACAGTCCGATCGCAAACCGATGAACGTCGTGGTGCGATCCTCCGAAGGCCCAATCAGCTTGTTGGTCGACGAAATCGGAGACGTCGTTCAGGTCGATCGTGACCGCTTCGAACCATTGCCAGAAACACTTCAAAGTCAGCAACGTGAAATGCTAACCGGGGCATTCAAACTCGACGGCAAGCTGCTGCTGATCCTGGATATTGGCCGCGTCCTTGCGATTCCCGCTTAG
- a CDS encoding methyl-accepting chemotaxis protein, protein MRAKIGFLVAVVSICFFGYGIWSWRTLQLAKVNGPYYEEIIEGKNLIADMRAPSNYIIEPYALALHMANEVEEGVDEKQMRRHVAHCKTLRSEFSDRYAYWNEHLANGELKRLKNSECYQPAVEFFEMMETSFIPACLGGDVRAAQMLIRGPMRQAFVAHQESINRVVDLASGQHEAKEAEVAKVINTRRAISLVATLGVLIIFAAVGWYIASETVAPLRLSAHDLRRVSNDDLTRLSRRLRQDSEQTSDQATQAGGVAQQLSSNAQTLATAVDQFEESIKEISANASNAANVARNAVDAASLTNDTITRLGDSSGEIGNVIKVINSIAEQTNLLALNATIEAARAGEAGKGFAVVANEVKELAKETSKATEDIIGRIETIQSDTKEAISAIGSVSQIISEISESQNAIAGAVEEQTAMTSEISRNIGEVAAGSNEIVASIAKVASAAQSATTYSDQTLDTAANIERLAEEMLALVGDARDAVRRVNSKSDSKPKANSKSKTPSKPAAEGSKGDGGGGKYRLAEAKEDAYLGSF, encoded by the coding sequence GTGCGAGCCAAAATTGGATTTCTGGTCGCGGTCGTGTCGATCTGTTTCTTTGGATACGGGATCTGGTCATGGAGGACACTACAGCTTGCAAAGGTAAACGGACCCTATTACGAAGAAATCATCGAAGGCAAAAACCTGATCGCAGACATGCGTGCACCTTCGAACTACATCATCGAGCCTTACGCCCTCGCGCTGCACATGGCCAATGAAGTTGAAGAAGGCGTTGACGAAAAACAAATGAGACGCCATGTCGCTCATTGCAAAACGCTGCGCAGCGAATTCTCCGATCGGTATGCCTACTGGAATGAGCATCTCGCGAACGGCGAACTCAAACGACTTAAAAATTCTGAATGCTACCAACCAGCAGTCGAATTCTTTGAAATGATGGAAACGTCGTTTATCCCCGCATGTTTGGGCGGCGACGTTCGTGCCGCACAAATGCTGATCCGGGGACCGATGCGTCAGGCTTTTGTTGCACACCAAGAATCCATCAACCGAGTCGTCGACTTGGCTTCAGGTCAACACGAAGCGAAGGAAGCGGAAGTCGCAAAGGTGATCAACACCCGTCGCGCGATCTCTTTGGTCGCGACCCTGGGCGTTTTAATCATCTTCGCCGCGGTCGGTTGGTACATCGCCAGTGAAACGGTTGCGCCGCTACGCCTGTCAGCACATGACCTCCGCCGTGTTTCCAACGACGACCTGACTCGACTGAGTCGACGGTTGCGTCAGGATTCCGAACAAACATCGGACCAAGCGACGCAAGCCGGCGGTGTCGCCCAACAGCTCAGCAGCAACGCACAGACACTGGCAACGGCAGTTGATCAATTCGAAGAAAGCATCAAAGAAATCTCTGCGAATGCATCGAACGCCGCAAACGTTGCACGCAATGCGGTCGATGCCGCAAGCCTAACCAATGACACCATCACTCGCCTCGGCGACAGCAGTGGTGAAATCGGCAACGTGATCAAAGTGATCAACTCGATCGCCGAACAGACGAACTTGCTCGCATTAAACGCGACGATCGAAGCTGCCCGTGCCGGTGAAGCCGGTAAGGGATTCGCCGTCGTTGCGAACGAGGTCAAGGAACTCGCGAAAGAAACCAGCAAAGCGACCGAAGACATCATCGGTCGAATCGAGACGATTCAGTCGGATACAAAAGAAGCCATTAGCGCGATTGGATCGGTCAGCCAAATCATCTCTGAAATCAGCGAAAGCCAAAATGCCATTGCCGGTGCGGTTGAAGAACAAACCGCAATGACATCTGAGATCTCGCGCAACATTGGTGAAGTTGCTGCAGGCAGTAACGAAATTGTTGCCAGCATCGCCAAGGTCGCTTCGGCTGCACAAAGTGCGACGACCTACTCCGACCAAACCCTTGACACTGCTGCCAATATCGAACGGCTTGCCGAAGAGATGCTGGCACTTGTAGGCGACGCACGTGATGCGGTTCGTCGCGTCAATTCGAAATCAGATTCAAAACCCAAAGCCAATTCGAAATCCAAAACTCCTTCGAAGCCCGCAGCAGAGGGTTCCAAGGGCGACGGTGGCGGAGGCAAGTACCGTCTCGCCGAAGCCAAGGAAGACGCTTACTTGGGTTCCTTTTAA
- a CDS encoding response regulator gives MKSLVIDDSRAMRRILRMIMSSLGFDVIEAGDGQEGLEKFTSDYEDIEVVLVDWNMPVMNGLEFVKAVRQMEHLADKKLMMVTTETEPAQMARALMAGVDEFVMKPFTKEILVEKLRLIGVGLNTADA, from the coding sequence ATGAAATCCTTAGTTATTGATGATTCCCGCGCGATGCGTCGCATCCTCCGCATGATCATGTCCAGCCTTGGCTTTGACGTGATCGAAGCTGGCGATGGACAAGAAGGCCTCGAAAAATTCACCTCCGACTACGAAGACATCGAAGTCGTCTTGGTGGACTGGAACATGCCAGTAATGAATGGCCTGGAGTTCGTCAAAGCGGTTCGCCAGATGGAACATCTCGCCGACAAGAAACTAATGATGGTGACCACCGAGACCGAACCCGCACAGATGGCTCGCGCGTTGATGGCCGGTGTAGACGAGTTCGTCATGAAGCCATTTACCAAAGAAATCCTCGTAGAAAAACTACGCCTCATTGGCGTCGGTCTTAACACGGCTGACGCGTAG
- a CDS encoding HDOD domain-containing protein: MTAKMSPSADTLKQALLDRADELAMLPAVASEALQLANDPECKTDELASVIERDVKLATETLSMSNSVIFSASVPVVSLRQAVVRLGLKQVRNLIISSSAASLMKNMNLEQEWVREIIWQHSFRTATVASYLNQKIRFGFDGEEFTAGLLHDFGRLLLAVAAPEDFAEADPMSFEEESEFLSRERNVLGTDHCQFGAWFAEYNKLPRSLVSVIELHHLPETHHPNQKLIALVAAADHLASHFQRFDADNDYDIGLNRGAHALSKLGYPELLENRDQVIDEILEGVLNEASSSNSELA, from the coding sequence ATGACCGCCAAAATGAGTCCCTCCGCAGATACGCTGAAACAAGCGCTGTTGGACCGGGCTGATGAATTGGCGATGCTTCCCGCCGTCGCAAGTGAAGCATTGCAGCTGGCCAACGATCCGGAATGCAAAACGGATGAATTGGCGAGCGTAATCGAACGCGATGTCAAGCTGGCGACCGAAACACTTTCGATGAGCAACAGTGTGATCTTCTCGGCAAGCGTGCCGGTTGTAAGTCTCCGCCAAGCTGTCGTACGACTGGGACTAAAGCAGGTTCGTAACTTAATCATCAGCTCCAGTGCCGCCAGCTTGATGAAGAACATGAACCTGGAACAGGAATGGGTTCGCGAGATCATTTGGCAACACAGCTTTCGTACCGCAACGGTCGCGAGCTACTTGAATCAAAAAATTCGCTTCGGTTTTGATGGTGAGGAATTCACCGCCGGACTGCTACACGACTTCGGTCGCCTATTGCTTGCCGTTGCCGCACCGGAAGACTTCGCCGAAGCAGACCCAATGTCGTTCGAAGAAGAAAGCGAATTCCTTTCCCGTGAACGAAATGTCCTCGGCACCGACCATTGCCAGTTCGGTGCTTGGTTCGCCGAATACAACAAATTGCCGCGTTCATTGGTTTCGGTGATTGAACTTCATCACCTGCCAGAAACGCACCACCCCAACCAAAAACTGATCGCGTTGGTCGCAGCGGCTGACCACCTCGCCAGCCACTTCCAACGATTCGACGCCGACAACGATTACGACATCGGCTTGAACCGTGGTGCTCACGCGCTGTCAAAGTTGGGGTATCCAGAATTGCTCGAGAACCGTGATCAAGTGATTGATGAAATCCTTGAAGGCGTGCTCAACGAAGCCAGTTCAAGCAACTCCGAACTTGCATAA
- a CDS encoding chemotaxis response regulator protein-glutamate methylesterase: MTSEIRVLLCDDSSVMRRLLRATMQSEPCLNVVFEAENGLDAVKNVTRVKPDVIIMDVEMPIMDGVDAVREIRKLSRSVPIIMFSSLTSRGAEASLDAIEAGASDFATKPVGAGHITKAMASVRRDLIPKVLQWSRRGALEQPVPFKYEPRPSENSSPAVSNGAATQPSAAPGAAKASFSSRTSNAISAIGVGVSTGGPQALAKLLTGLPKDLPVPVLIVQHMPPVFTGLLADRLASQTGHQVREATDGDELKPGTVLLAPGDYHMRVSSDKTNFCVRLDQGPAENSCRPAVDPLFTSIAESYGDHGLGIILTGMGQDGAFGAKRLRECGGLVFAQDQESSVVWGMPGQVVKAGLANKVFSIDQMADEVTRLVLAGQPASIT; the protein is encoded by the coding sequence ATGACTAGTGAAATTCGAGTCTTGCTTTGTGACGATTCGTCGGTAATGCGGCGACTGCTCAGGGCGACGATGCAAAGCGAACCGTGCTTGAACGTTGTATTCGAGGCCGAGAACGGTCTCGATGCAGTCAAGAACGTCACGCGTGTGAAGCCTGACGTCATCATCATGGATGTCGAAATGCCAATCATGGACGGCGTCGATGCTGTTCGTGAAATCCGTAAACTGTCGCGTTCCGTCCCGATCATCATGTTTAGTTCGCTTACCAGCCGAGGCGCCGAAGCATCGCTTGACGCGATCGAAGCGGGTGCATCGGACTTCGCGACGAAACCTGTCGGTGCCGGACATATCACCAAAGCCATGGCTTCGGTACGTCGGGACTTGATCCCGAAGGTGCTGCAGTGGTCGCGGCGCGGTGCGCTCGAACAGCCGGTCCCCTTCAAATATGAACCCCGACCATCCGAAAACAGCAGCCCTGCCGTTTCCAACGGTGCTGCCACCCAACCATCCGCCGCACCTGGTGCGGCGAAAGCAAGTTTTTCCTCGCGAACATCCAACGCGATCAGTGCGATCGGAGTCGGTGTCTCCACGGGAGGCCCTCAGGCACTCGCGAAACTGCTGACCGGATTGCCAAAAGACCTGCCTGTGCCTGTCCTGATTGTTCAGCACATGCCTCCTGTGTTTACAGGGTTGCTGGCCGACCGATTGGCGTCACAAACCGGGCATCAGGTCCGTGAAGCGACCGACGGAGACGAGCTCAAACCCGGAACAGTGTTACTTGCTCCCGGCGACTATCACATGCGTGTGTCGTCAGACAAGACAAACTTCTGCGTTCGTTTAGATCAGGGACCGGCCGAGAATTCGTGCCGGCCCGCTGTCGACCCGCTGTTTACTTCCATTGCGGAAAGCTATGGGGATCACGGGCTGGGAATCATTTTGACTGGCATGGGCCAGGACGGTGCCTTTGGCGCCAAACGGTTACGTGAATGCGGCGGATTGGTGTTCGCACAAGACCAAGAATCAAGCGTCGTCTGGGGAATGCCCGGGCAAGTTGTGAAAGCCGGTCTTGCCAACAAGGTCTTCTCCATTGACCAGATGGCGGACGAAGTCACTCGATTGGTTCTTGCCGGACAACCGGCAAGCATCACTTGA
- a CDS encoding CheR family methyltransferase, with translation MALATADIDFLRDLVAQHSGNVIAPRQVYMLEQRLTPLAGTIGLNDVSALVAKLRATNDRSLSTQVAEAVTVNETSFFRDMHVFEALRKSVLPELMKRNEKSKEIRIWCAACSSGQEPYSTAMVIREHFPQLATWKVSITATDLSEDMLTKSRSGAYSQLEVNRGLPAKSLVRYFERKGALWAAKRELTELIDFRRLNLTTPWPFLGQFDIIFIRNVLIYFDQRTKTDILTRMRRALRSDGYLFIGAAETMIGLNVPYQRTEIDATVCYRPNSQ, from the coding sequence ATGGCCCTTGCTACAGCAGACATAGACTTTCTTCGCGATCTTGTTGCCCAACATTCGGGTAATGTGATCGCGCCACGCCAGGTCTACATGCTCGAACAACGTCTAACGCCACTGGCGGGAACGATCGGGCTCAATGACGTATCAGCGTTGGTCGCGAAACTTCGCGCTACTAACGACCGATCGCTTTCCACACAAGTCGCCGAAGCGGTCACCGTCAACGAAACCAGCTTCTTCCGAGACATGCATGTTTTCGAAGCACTTCGAAAATCAGTGCTTCCGGAATTGATGAAACGTAACGAAAAGTCAAAGGAGATTCGGATTTGGTGCGCCGCCTGCTCCAGCGGACAAGAACCTTATTCGACGGCGATGGTGATTCGGGAACACTTCCCACAACTGGCCACTTGGAAAGTCAGTATCACAGCGACCGACCTATCCGAAGACATGTTAACGAAATCACGTTCGGGTGCTTACTCCCAACTCGAAGTCAACCGTGGCCTACCCGCGAAAAGCCTGGTGCGGTACTTCGAACGCAAGGGCGCTTTGTGGGCGGCCAAACGTGAACTGACGGAGTTAATTGACTTCCGTCGGTTAAACCTCACAACCCCTTGGCCATTTCTCGGACAGTTTGACATCATCTTCATTCGCAACGTCCTAATCTATTTTGACCAACGTACTAAGACTGACATCTTGACGCGAATGCGGCGAGCACTGCGGTCGGATGGGTACCTATTTATTGGCGCTGCCGAAACGATGATCGGTCTTAACGTTCCCTATCAGAGGACTGAAATTGATGCAACCGTTTGCTATCGACCAAACAGCCAGTGA
- a CDS encoding chemotaxis protein CheX → MQPFAIDQTASEPNENDTTPVTVDLIAQMVDNLFTAMLELDIDSSPVEPPQLSDETLSATVQVSGDRNAIIQVFASHDLATKIATAMFAIEAEELAEEEILDALGEVVNVIGGNVKGIFDQECALSLPCVGVIQQPLPEDAMTVAFDLGGEAITVLFKERTK, encoded by the coding sequence ATGCAACCGTTTGCTATCGACCAAACAGCCAGTGAGCCGAACGAAAACGACACCACGCCTGTGACGGTCGATCTGATCGCACAAATGGTCGACAACTTGTTCACAGCAATGCTGGAACTTGATATCGATTCATCACCGGTGGAACCTCCGCAGCTGAGTGACGAAACACTCTCTGCAACGGTTCAAGTCAGTGGCGATCGAAATGCGATCATCCAAGTTTTCGCCTCGCATGATTTGGCTACCAAAATCGCAACTGCCATGTTCGCGATCGAAGCCGAAGAGCTTGCCGAAGAAGAAATCCTTGATGCACTTGGCGAAGTCGTGAACGTCATTGGCGGAAACGTCAAAGGCATCTTCGATCAAGAATGTGCCTTGTCGCTGCCGTGCGTCGGAGTCATTCAACAGCCACTGCCCGAGGACGCGATGACTGTCGCTTTCGACTTAGGCGGTGAAGCAATCACTGTTCTGTTCAAAGAACGCACTAAATAA
- a CDS encoding response regulator, with the protein MKILIVDDSKAMRMIVSRTLKQTDIGNFTVIEAGSGVEALEKLESESPDLILSDWNMPEMKGIELLQKVREAGNNIRFGFITSESSAETRKQATEAGAAFLVTKPFTADSIQAALEPILS; encoded by the coding sequence ATGAAAATCTTAATTGTTGACGACAGCAAAGCGATGCGAATGATCGTTTCTCGCACGCTGAAACAAACCGACATAGGAAATTTCACTGTCATCGAAGCGGGAAGCGGTGTTGAGGCATTGGAAAAGCTGGAAAGCGAATCTCCCGACTTGATCCTCTCAGACTGGAACATGCCAGAAATGAAAGGGATCGAGTTGCTACAGAAGGTTCGTGAAGCCGGTAATAACATTCGCTTCGGCTTTATCACTTCAGAAAGCTCCGCCGAAACTCGCAAACAAGCGACCGAAGCAGGTGCGGCTTTCTTGGTGACCAAACCCTTCACCGCCGATTCGATTCAGGCCGCTTTGGAACCTATCCTTTCCTAG
- a CDS encoding polysaccharide deacetylase family protein has product MLDTRQFGLHAYYAGTSWLRKHYRGKLEQEGRAPMCVLFYHRVADQHPNPWTISRAEFERQMRWVSENLEVVSLQEVQRKIGLAENHRTTATVTFDDGYAENVEFAIPLLLEMGIPTTYFVTLDFVTQNTPFPHDVQRGVPLPINTVEQIRWMAEQGVEIGAHTRSHCDVGSITDPEELADEILTATEELARMIDRPIRYFAFPYGKPENMTRAAVELLRQAGMEGVCSAYGAYNFCGNDPFHIQRIHGDPDFIRFKNWMTVDPRKVSVGLDFQFRDSQS; this is encoded by the coding sequence ATGTTAGACACACGCCAATTCGGACTGCACGCTTACTACGCTGGCACCTCATGGTTGCGAAAGCACTATCGAGGAAAGCTGGAGCAGGAAGGTCGCGCGCCGATGTGTGTCCTTTTCTATCATCGGGTTGCCGATCAGCATCCCAACCCTTGGACAATCTCAAGAGCCGAATTTGAACGGCAGATGCGCTGGGTTTCCGAAAACTTGGAAGTCGTTTCGCTTCAAGAGGTTCAGCGAAAGATTGGCCTAGCGGAAAATCATCGAACCACCGCCACAGTGACGTTTGATGACGGGTATGCCGAGAACGTGGAGTTTGCGATTCCGCTGTTGCTGGAGATGGGAATCCCAACGACATACTTCGTCACCTTGGATTTTGTTACCCAGAACACGCCCTTTCCGCATGATGTTCAGCGAGGTGTTCCGCTGCCGATCAATACGGTCGAGCAGATTCGCTGGATGGCTGAGCAAGGTGTCGAAATTGGAGCGCATACGCGAAGTCACTGCGATGTAGGAAGCATCACCGATCCGGAGGAGCTGGCCGATGAAATCCTGACGGCGACCGAAGAGTTGGCGCGGATGATTGACCGACCTATCCGGTACTTTGCGTTTCCCTATGGCAAGCCAGAAAACATGACTCGCGCGGCTGTGGAATTGCTACGCCAGGCAGGGATGGAAGGCGTCTGCAGTGCCTACGGAGCGTATAACTTTTGCGGGAACGATCCGTTTCATATCCAAAGGATTCATGGTGACCCTGATTTCATCCGGTTCAAAAACTGGATGACGGTCGATCCTAGGAAGGTTTCTGTGGGACTGGATTTTCAGTTCAGAGATTCGCAGTCATAG
- a CDS encoding GNAT family N-acetyltransferase, which yields MALRIELIDNLACLSDDLIDQVNQLATHPLQRWEWMGSWLECFASTYQPFILVLYNEDQVIGIAPWCLERRPCGGRTLVFIGSGKACSDHLSLLVRPENASTFGQMIAQWLINPLHRTLWDTMELIGADEADKTIAKLTGAMRDSQLEVETSAGDPCYAVDLPATWEDYVQRRSKSGRREIRQSLKSIDDGTIDLVRITSVSELDRHWSDFIELHRKRRDDAGTSNCFDFPNFETFLRTASARLLDAGYLQFLIAFAEGKPICAHFAVADADGWYFYQSGMDPEMSHLRPGLSVFCHTIRESIQAGRTKFDMMRGDEPYKLRWRAEVVPTTVIRSYSPTGRARVRQQFLKTGVTFKNLMKHSFGVGTPRS from the coding sequence ATGGCACTCCGTATCGAGCTGATCGACAACTTGGCATGCTTGTCAGACGATTTAATCGATCAAGTCAATCAGCTGGCCACGCACCCGCTACAACGTTGGGAATGGATGGGAAGCTGGTTGGAGTGTTTCGCTTCAACCTACCAGCCATTTATCTTGGTTTTGTACAACGAAGACCAAGTGATTGGGATTGCACCCTGGTGTTTGGAGCGTCGTCCTTGTGGCGGTCGAACCCTTGTCTTTATCGGGTCTGGAAAGGCTTGCTCGGACCACCTTTCTCTATTGGTGCGTCCAGAGAATGCTTCCACTTTTGGTCAGATGATCGCCCAGTGGTTGATCAACCCGTTGCATCGCACTTTGTGGGATACGATGGAATTGATTGGTGCGGATGAAGCGGATAAGACGATCGCCAAGTTGACCGGCGCGATGCGCGATTCACAGTTGGAAGTCGAGACCTCAGCCGGTGATCCCTGCTATGCGGTCGATTTACCAGCGACATGGGAAGACTATGTGCAGCGTCGGTCGAAAAGTGGTCGACGTGAAATTCGACAGTCTTTAAAAAGCATTGATGACGGAACAATCGATCTGGTGCGGATCACGTCTGTCAGTGAACTTGATCGGCATTGGTCAGACTTTATTGAACTACACCGCAAACGTCGTGACGATGCAGGTACATCGAACTGCTTTGACTTTCCGAACTTCGAAACGTTTTTGCGAACGGCGTCGGCAAGGCTTTTGGATGCTGGATACCTGCAATTCTTGATTGCTTTCGCCGAAGGCAAACCCATCTGCGCTCATTTCGCTGTGGCGGATGCAGACGGATGGTATTTCTATCAGTCCGGGATGGATCCGGAAATGTCGCACTTGCGACCGGGGCTGAGTGTGTTTTGTCATACGATCCGCGAATCGATTCAGGCTGGTCGAACCAAGTTTGACATGATGCGCGGAGACGAGCCCTACAAGTTGCGATGGCGAGCCGAGGTCGTTCCGACAACGGTGATTCGATCGTATAGCCCCACGGGTCGTGCTCGTGTGCGTCAACAGTTTCTGAAAACTGGAGTGACGTTTAAAAACCTGATGAAACACAGTTTCGGAGTCGGCACCCCCCGAAGCTAA
- a CDS encoding lipopolysaccharide biosynthesis protein has protein sequence MSQATPDSIETSVAQHVAAVEPNSAIEPDSARLHSAADTFSKSVMLIACLMIVQRAIGFIRSFYVCGALPADEVGQWDLAFNFLMLAAPVTVLGIPGSFGRFLAKYESGGQQTRFLSRTLVACLGLTVLSCSSLWIFSEVVATYFFGDAEYRSLVRLLAAGLPVVIFFNFATSWFSAKRLNRFVFRIQFTQTLFFALACVATLQLFDVSAQWVVVSYLGSCLVGVILASGYAFVDRHPSIEADDSKTDCSDRFWRRLLPFAMWVWVGNALENLFSLCDRMLLVNFYPDTTIDVQYLIGQYHTACVFPLLLMSIGAMAASTGMPYLAKDWEDGHKDEVASRMNLMMKAVGLVCLFGSVAVLLVAPILFGELWKNKFTLGEALLPMTLCFCSIGALSTVTQNYIWCIEKAWITSCFVLLGLVVNFACGYVLIERFGIDGVVGSTLIAHLVVLLGVFGICRAHQLKIDAGVILIFIALLGVSTGKASAFAGFGMIVLLLVKSSLIIDAQLRQSLVEQVSRRLRLS, from the coding sequence ATGAGCCAAGCGACGCCCGATTCGATTGAAACATCAGTAGCTCAGCACGTCGCAGCCGTTGAGCCCAATTCAGCTATTGAGCCCGACTCTGCAAGGCTGCACAGTGCAGCCGACACGTTTTCCAAAAGCGTGATGCTGATCGCTTGCTTGATGATCGTCCAACGTGCGATCGGGTTTATACGCAGCTTTTATGTTTGCGGTGCGTTGCCGGCGGACGAAGTCGGCCAATGGGATTTGGCGTTTAACTTTCTGATGTTGGCCGCACCGGTAACGGTCTTAGGAATCCCTGGCTCGTTCGGGCGTTTCTTGGCAAAGTACGAATCCGGTGGACAGCAGACGCGTTTTCTCTCGCGGACCCTGGTCGCTTGCCTTGGACTGACCGTGCTGTCTTGTAGCAGCCTGTGGATTTTTTCTGAAGTCGTCGCGACCTACTTCTTCGGTGATGCCGAATATCGGTCACTGGTACGACTGCTGGCTGCAGGATTGCCGGTGGTCATTTTCTTCAACTTTGCGACCAGCTGGTTTAGTGCAAAACGGTTGAATCGTTTTGTTTTCAGAATTCAATTTACCCAGACACTTTTCTTCGCGCTCGCCTGTGTTGCCACCCTGCAGCTATTTGACGTTTCGGCGCAATGGGTGGTCGTGTCCTATCTTGGATCTTGCTTGGTTGGCGTCATCTTGGCATCCGGCTATGCGTTTGTTGATCGGCACCCAAGCATCGAAGCTGATGATTCGAAGACGGATTGCTCGGACCGTTTTTGGCGACGATTGCTTCCCTTTGCCATGTGGGTTTGGGTCGGAAACGCATTGGAAAACCTTTTCTCACTTTGCGACCGAATGTTGCTCGTCAACTTTTATCCCGACACCACGATCGACGTTCAGTACTTGATCGGGCAATATCACACCGCATGCGTGTTCCCTCTGCTGCTGATGTCGATCGGAGCGATGGCGGCGTCAACCGGGATGCCCTATCTGGCCAAGGACTGGGAAGACGGTCACAAAGACGAGGTTGCTTCACGGATGAATTTGATGATGAAAGCAGTGGGATTGGTCTGTCTGTTCGGTTCAGTCGCGGTTCTGTTGGTAGCCCCAATCTTGTTCGGCGAACTTTGGAAAAACAAGTTCACGCTCGGAGAAGCACTGCTACCAATGACGCTTTGCTTCTGCTCGATCGGTGCACTTTCAACAGTCACTCAGAACTACATTTGGTGCATCGAGAAAGCCTGGATCACCAGCTGCTTTGTCCTTCTTGGTTTGGTTGTCAATTTTGCTTGCGGCTACGTCCTGATCGAACGCTTTGGGATTGACGGTGTCGTCGGATCAACGCTGATTGCGCATCTAGTTGTGCTACTTGGAGTGTTCGGTATCTGCAGGGCTCATCAATTGAAGATCGATGCCGGAGTTATCTTGATCTTTATCGCATTGCTCGGTGTCTCTACTGGAAAAGCGTCTGCGTTTGCAGGGTTTGGAATGATTGTTCTTTTGCTCGTTAAGTCTTCGCTCATCATCGATGCTCAACTACGGCAATCGCTAGTCGAACAAGTCAGTCGACGTCTACGGCTCTCTTAG
- a CDS encoding HesA/MoeB/ThiF family protein, which yields MTQLQPLTDEERATYEWQMWVDDFGELGQQRLKSSTVMISRVGGVGSVVAYELAAAGVGKMVLAHAGNVKPSDLNRQLLMTHDWIGRPRIETIKRRLLDLNPRLELVTVGENVSEDNASELASQADIIVDCAPLFPERFAMNRQAVRLGIPLVECAMYELEAQITTIVPGQSGCLACLYPQAPPTWKRQFPVFGAVSGTVACMAAMETIKQLSGIGEPLVGRLLKMDLRDMSFHSLQFSKRIDCEVCGERSLSN from the coding sequence ATGACGCAACTGCAGCCACTAACGGACGAAGAACGCGCGACCTATGAATGGCAAATGTGGGTCGATGATTTCGGTGAACTTGGACAACAACGACTCAAATCGTCAACCGTGATGATCAGCCGTGTCGGAGGTGTCGGCAGCGTAGTCGCATATGAACTCGCTGCAGCCGGAGTCGGAAAAATGGTGTTGGCCCATGCAGGCAACGTCAAGCCGAGCGACTTGAATCGTCAGCTATTGATGACACATGACTGGATCGGACGACCACGGATCGAAACGATCAAACGACGCCTTTTGGATCTCAATCCACGATTGGAACTTGTGACCGTCGGCGAGAACGTTAGCGAAGACAATGCGTCGGAACTTGCCAGTCAGGCGGACATCATTGTTGACTGTGCTCCGCTATTTCCGGAAAGGTTCGCAATGAACCGGCAGGCGGTCCGCCTAGGAATCCCACTTGTCGAATGCGCGATGTACGAACTGGAAGCTCAGATCACGACAATCGTTCCGGGACAATCGGGATGCCTCGCGTGTCTTTACCCGCAAGCTCCCCCGACATGGAAACGCCAATTTCCCGTTTTCGGAGCCGTCTCCGGAACCGTTGCCTGCATGGCCGCGATGGAAACGATCAAACAGCTTTCCGGGATAGGTGAACCTTTGGTCGGGCGATTGCTTAAAATGGATCTTCGAGACATGAGCTTTCACTCGCTGCAGTTTTCCAAACGAATCGATTGCGAAGTCTGTGGCGAACGCTCGCTTTCGAACTAG